From the Cryptosporidium parvum Iowa II chromosome 2, whole genome shotgun sequence genome, one window contains:
- a CDS encoding glutaredoxin related protein, translated as LKNIDTAMNSIKLLVESFISSGDICVISKSYCPYCIKAINSLKSAGYSPLVMQIDGRVDTKEIQDYCRELTGSGTVPRVFVKGRFIGGCDDTLKLLEDGSLSSFVETI; from the coding sequence ctaaaaaatattgacaCTGCAATGAACTCAATAAAGTTATTAGTAGAGTCATTCATAAGTTCAGGAGATATCTGTGTTATATCGAAGAGTTATTGCCCATACTGCATAAAAGCAATCAATAGCTTGAAAAGCGCTGGATATTCACCTTTGGTTATGCAAATCGACGGTAGAGTAGATACTaaagaaattcaagatTACTGTAGGGAGCTAACTGGAAGTGGAACTGTCCCAAGAGTATTTGTTAAGGGAAGGTTTATAGGAGGATGTGATGATACCCTGAAGCTGTTAGAAGACGGCTCATTGAGTAGTTTTGTTGAAACGATCTAG